The following are encoded in a window of Anaerolineales bacterium genomic DNA:
- a CDS encoding 6-phosphofructokinase: MRIGILTGGGDVPGLNPAIKAVVNRVVAEGHQVLGIRRGWAGLLEFNPADSGSAANVLDLTPAVVRTVDRYGGTFLHTSRTNPSKVKVKDAPEFLKAQVKGDQVQDFTPHVLSVLEHLKVDALVPIGGDDTLSYGLRLHDEGVPVVAIPKTMDNDVSGTDYCLGFSTAVTRSVEFITNLRTSTGSHERIAVIELFGRNSGETSLISGYLGAVDRVIISEVSFDPEKLAKLLMEDRRSNPSSYAMMTISEGAQMQGSEMVERGQADSYGHKKLGGVGLITGDILKELTGVGIVQQQLGYLMRCGPPDALDLMVAGNYGSLAADLLMAGKTGRMVALKKGVYTHVSMTETRAGARKVDVDALYDVDAYRPRIRSFDGLPMFLY; this comes from the coding sequence ATGAGAATCGGCATTCTGACAGGAGGCGGCGACGTCCCAGGCCTGAACCCGGCGATCAAAGCCGTCGTCAACCGAGTGGTGGCCGAAGGCCACCAGGTACTAGGGATCCGGCGAGGCTGGGCGGGCCTGCTGGAGTTCAACCCTGCCGACAGCGGCTCGGCGGCCAACGTGCTCGACCTGACACCGGCTGTTGTGCGTACGGTCGACCGCTACGGAGGGACCTTTCTGCACACCTCTCGCACCAACCCTAGCAAGGTCAAAGTGAAAGACGCTCCCGAGTTCCTCAAGGCCCAGGTGAAGGGCGATCAGGTCCAGGACTTCACCCCGCATGTGTTGTCCGTCCTCGAGCACCTAAAAGTGGATGCCCTGGTTCCTATCGGGGGGGACGACACCCTATCCTACGGCCTGCGCCTGCATGACGAAGGTGTGCCGGTAGTCGCCATTCCCAAGACAATGGACAACGATGTATCCGGCACAGACTACTGCCTGGGTTTTTCGACCGCCGTCACCCGCTCGGTCGAGTTCATCACAAACCTGCGCACCAGCACCGGTTCCCATGAACGCATTGCTGTGATCGAGCTGTTCGGGCGCAACAGCGGGGAGACTTCGCTGATTTCCGGGTACCTCGGCGCCGTCGACCGCGTGATCATCTCCGAGGTGTCCTTCGACCCGGAGAAGTTGGCGAAGCTGCTGATGGAAGACCGGCGATCCAATCCCAGCAGCTATGCCATGATGACAATCTCTGAGGGTGCCCAGATGCAGGGCAGCGAGATGGTCGAGCGGGGGCAGGCCGACTCCTACGGACACAAGAAGCTGGGCGGAGTCGGGCTGATCACCGGCGACATCCTCAAGGAACTGACCGGCGTAGGAATCGTACAACAGCAGCTTGGATACCTGATGCGCTGCGGGCCGCCCGACGCTTTGGATCTGATGGTCGCCGGCAACTACGGCAGCCTGGCCGCCGACCTGTTGATGGCCGGCAAGACCGGGAGGATGGTTGCCCTGAAGAAGGGTGTGTACACGCACGTGTCGATGACGGAGACCCGGGCCGGGGCACGGAAGGTCGATGTCGACGCCTTGTACGACGTCGATGCCTAC